From one Montipora capricornis isolate CH-2021 chromosome 10, ASM3666992v2, whole genome shotgun sequence genomic stretch:
- the LOC138018996 gene encoding uncharacterized protein → MGWQKRGKGHNSHTGHAAVMSLTTGKVLDYTTRTKTCRFCDQGKNSNKKVKVHDCRKNHNASSKAMEPASAVEMFNNAPKQKVKYAFYSGDDDSTTEAHIRQKVSYGVEKFSDIIHMKRSLTTRLYNLSHNTKFANSSILSQKVINYLVKCFSYGVAQNKGNAKAIQKAINCIVPHAFGDHKNCDNKWCRFMQDPASYKHHDLPYGKDLFGDKLRSALENIFSDYCTDAVADKLAPMTNSQRNEALNSVVGSKNPKIRFYGGSESNDFRVACGVAQTNLRYGYVSQTLEALNIEPGKYCTEYNDRMTTKVLQDKIRKSTVDFKRRRSQLNSQKCSQTARKEAREGKTYETGIGLNLELTSIVSSPITDCQARVMAMPHNQFKEIEDFAPKITLRPVAKEVKYENSIFYNFLIFDTETNATGKSAEICQLSVTDKSASHKFSAYIMPTQDIDLHASKVDKLKIVTINGERKMYKDDKVVRAIPFDSAITQFKSYLSQSITIAKNSTNKQVRTVLIGHNAFTFDTPILLRNAGNEFSSELQSMDVWFADSLSLFKNLIKSQLPALRNADGTFPKTNQSSLYKTLFNQTFDAHDALEDVLALRKILFSSKLELSNKTIVENSALTDTNHAFKDLEYLDGRHKILQSFRGKLYNPERNDGAITKSIAEKIAGSGLVYEDLKNMYNRYGKEGVIAILSRPPSCATSTSPRVTRTARILAAIVAHFQCASQP, encoded by the coding sequence ATGGGCTGGCAGAAGAGGGGCAAAGGCCATAATTCGCATACTGGTCATGCAGCAGTAATGAGCCTAACAACTGGTAAAGTTTTGGATTATACCACAAGAACCAAGACTTGCAGATTCTGTGACCAAGGCaaaaatagcaacaaaaaagtTAAAGTACATGATTGTCGCAAAAATCACAATGCTTCATCAAAGGCAATGGAGCCTGCCTCAGCTGTGGAGATGTTTAACAATGCCCCAAAACAAAAAGTGAAGTATGCATTTTATTCTGGAGATGATGACTCCACAACTGAAGCTCACATTCGACAGAAAGTCTCCTATGGAGTTGAAAAGTTTAGTGACATAATACATATGAAGAGATCCTTAACAACACGTTTATATAATTTAAGCCATAACACCAAATTTGCCAACAGCTCCATCTTGTCGCAAAAGGTAATAAATTACCTGGTAAAGTGTTTTTCATATGGTGTTGCACAGAACAAAGGAAATGCTAAAGCAATCCAGAAAGCCATTAATTGCATTGTTCCCCATGCATTTGGCGACCATAAGAACTGTGACAATAAGTGGTGTAGATTCATGCAAGATCCAGCTTCGTAtaaacatcatgaccttccaTATGGGAAAGACTTGTTTGGAGACAAATTGAGATCTGCCCTTGAAAACATATTCAGTGATTACTGTACTGATGCAGTGGCTGACAAATTAGCCCCCATGACAAATTCACAAAGGAATGAAGCTCTAAACAGTGTGGTTGGTTcgaaaaatccaaaaatcaGGTTCTATGGGGGAAGTGAAAGCAATGACTTTCGTGTCGCGTGTGGCGTTGCACAAACTAACCTAAGATATGGATATGTTAGCCAAACCCTTGAAGCACTCAATATCGAGCCAGGAAAATACTGTACAGAATATAACGACAGAATGACAACTAAAGTTCTTCAAGATAAAATCAGAAAATCAACCGTGGATTTTAAACGCAGAAGATCTCAACTTAACTCTCAAAAGTGTTCACAGACAGCCAGGAAAGAAGCCCGAGAGGGCAAAACTTATGAAACAGGTATTGGCCTAAATCTTGAGTTGACATCTATCGTGTCCTCTCCTATTACCGATTGTCAAGCACGTGTAATGGCAATGCCACATAACCAGTTTAAAGAAATTGAGGACTTTGCCCCAAAGATTACCCTTAGGCCTGTTGCAAAAGAAGTGAAATACGAAAATAGCATTTTCTATAACTTCTTAATTTTTGACACCGAAACAAATGCAACAGGTAAATCTGCGGAAATCTGCCAATTATCAGTAACTGACAAATCTGCTTCACATAAGTTCTCAGCCTACATCATGCCCACACAGGACATCGATTTGCATGCCTCAAAAGTTGATAAACTAAAAATAGTTACGATCAACGGAGAGCGTAAAATGTACAAGGATGACAAAGTTGTAAGAGCTATACCATTTGATAGTGCGATTACTCAATTTAAGAGCTATCTCTCACAGTCCATAACCATAGCCAAGAACAGCACAAACAAACAAGTACGCACGGTTCTCATTGGACACAATGCCTTCACGTTCGACACTCCAATTCTTTTAAGAAATGCTGGAAATGAATTCTCTTCTGAGCTGCAATCTATGGATGTCTGGTTTGCTGATTCTCTCTCTCTGTTCAAAAACCTCATTAAAAGTCAACTTCCTGCTTTACGGAACGCCGATGGCACATTTCCGAAGACTAATCAGTCCTCTCTCTACAAGACCTTGTTCAATCAAACTTTCGACGCTCACGATGCCTTGGAAGATGTTCTTGCCCTAAGAAAGATTCTCTTTTCCTCAAAACTGGAATTGTCTAATAAAACCATCGTCGAAAACTCTGCACTCACCGACACAAATCACGCATTCAAGGACTTGGAGTATCTCGATGGTCGCCACAAAATATTGCAATCCTTCCGAGGAAAGCTGTACAATCCAGAAAGAAACGATGGTGCCATAACGAAAAGCATTGCAGAAAAAATTGCCGGGAGTGGTTTGGTATATGAAGATTTGAAAAACATGTATAACCGTTACGGGAAAGAAGGAGTCATCGCAATTTTGTCGAGACCGCCATCCTGCGCAACATCCACATCACCACGAGTAACTCGAACTGCGCGAATTTTAGCAGCCATCGTTGCTCATTTCCAATGTGCTAGCCAACCATAG
- the LOC138019834 gene encoding uncharacterized protein, with protein sequence MQSLWSETDVLEMALLRIRFKLFVLVLVAAVVLIIVQTWKVRARRKDMEKVVSRTNDSKVNTLDTHNVMQDGLLKSTPALRKPRKFYVAFNYWEQLTMATNSLIALAALATYSGGHAVEPFVSNSKFNPKHPTLKFPTLASYFNLTLFNEKLLSHGYNALATWKAFQDVCEDRLDPLLYLIYEPQATRLRQERNISKPSVIPCAWSGHKHNQFFGGLKVAQTLCVDVGILKSMERFHEVIKGKPCIGIVEWRGNGTKERANFPLPSTIQFGLSTLDVSFFNEKLLEIAHDFISKALGSDFISVHLRTEKVLRHRGSISTVVKCIKEMGAQIDHERDRDQKNGTSARKTFVAADFLPFGSDHPDVLSARRNSGMLMKVIEGVLENPTFFDSHAYHLVDRGSVAIVEMNILALGSQFFSVGGGSFQPWVRSLFAQKHNNSFPSVPCQCC encoded by the coding sequence ATGCAGTCGCTATGGAGTGAAACTGACGTGTTAGAAATGGCTTTACTACGGATACGTTTCAAGTTGTTTGTTCTCGTTTTAGTTGCCGCGGTAGTGTTAATAATAGTACAAACATGGAAAGTACGTGCTCGACGAAAGGACATGGAGAAAGTGGTAAGTCGGACGAATGACTCGAAAGTAAACACCCTCGACACGCACAATGTTATGCAAGATGGCTTATTGAAAAGCACACCTGCTTTGAGAAAACCTCGAAAGTTTTATGTGGCGTTTAATTATTGGGAGCAACTTACGATGGCGACAAATAGTCTAATTGCTCTTGCAGCCTTAGCCACTTACAGTGGGGGTCACGCTGTTGAGCCTTTCGTAAGCAACTCAAAATTCAATCCAAAACATCCAACACTCAAGTTCCCGACACTGGCGTCTTACTTCAACTTGACGTTGTTCAATGAAAAGCTGCTCTCCCACGGTTACAACGCTCTCGCAACCTGGAAGGCATTTCAAGATGTCTGTGAAGATCGATTGGACCCGCTGTTATATCTTATTTATGAACCGCAAGCAACACGCTTACGGCAAGAGAGGAACATTTCAAAGCCTTCAGTCATTCCTTGTGCGTGGAGTGGTCATAAACACAACCAATTCTTCGGAGGACTTAAGGTTGCACAAACTCTTTGCGTCGATGTGGGCATTCTTAAATCGATGGAGAGATTCCACGAAGTTATCAAGGGTAAACCGTGTATCGGCATTGTGGAGTGGAGAGGGAATGGCACCAAAGAACGAGCCAACTTTCCATTGCCATCAACAATCCAGTTTGGTCTCTCAACGcttgatgtttctttttttaatgagaAACTCTTGGAAATTGCCCATGATTTTATATCAAAAGCGTTGGGTTCTGATTTCATATCTGTTCACTTGCGCACTGAAAAAGTTCTTCGTCACAGAGGCTCTATTTCCACAGTAGTCAAGTGTATCAAGGAAATGGGAGCACAGATCGATCATGAACGAGATCGCGACCAAAAGAATGGAACCTCTGCGAGGAAAACGTTTGTCGCTGCAGATTTCCTACCGTTTGGATCCGACCACCCCGACGTTTTGTCTGCACGGAGAAACTCGGGCATGCTCATGAAGGTCATAGAAGGGGTACTGGAGAATCCAACATTTTTCGATTCACATGCTTATCATCTTGTTGACAGGGGCTCCGTTGCTATTGTTGAAATGAATATTCTTGCTTTAGGAAGCCAGTTTTTTTCAGTTGGCGGAGGATCTTTTCAACCTTGGGTAAGAAGTTTGTTTGCCCAAAAACACAATAATAGTTTTCCGAGCGTTCCATGTCAATGTTGTTGA